A single window of Chloracidobacterium sp. DNA harbors:
- the holA gene encoding DNA polymerase III subunit delta, with protein MAVIKREDLRAQLRRREMAPVYVLFGPETYLRDLAARTIADFTFADGDLRDFNETEYSLNVDGNLERAIAAANQLPMMAAKRIVRVIDVRVTASGHRDTLREEHETLLTNYFRDPSPSTIMIFVADDLNGVRKIGKLLRAEATAVDFEPMDDGELTNWAREKFKATGTEIDEQALRHLIALVGNDASRVENEAAKLSTAALPERRVTMELIDPLVPNSRELTNFELTDNLVSKNRKRALAVLKKILDDGAEPLMILGLISYNYRRLVMAKDLMLRGADRGEVARVLRLRYSDQENFLAAARRAEMDQLTRVLARLAETDLAIKTSIGGSGPQGARIQIEVLVCELASM; from the coding sequence ATGGCTGTTATCAAACGCGAAGATCTGAGGGCACAGTTGCGGCGGCGCGAAATGGCGCCGGTCTACGTGCTGTTCGGACCTGAAACTTACCTTCGGGATCTCGCCGCACGCACGATCGCGGATTTTACATTTGCAGACGGTGACCTCCGAGATTTTAATGAAACAGAATATAGCCTGAACGTCGACGGCAATCTTGAACGAGCGATCGCCGCGGCCAACCAACTGCCGATGATGGCGGCCAAGCGCATCGTGCGGGTGATCGACGTCCGTGTTACCGCAAGTGGACACCGCGATACTCTCCGCGAAGAGCACGAAACGCTGCTTACCAATTATTTTCGAGATCCTTCACCATCGACCATAATGATCTTTGTAGCCGACGACCTTAACGGCGTCAGAAAGATCGGCAAACTGCTTCGGGCTGAGGCTACAGCGGTGGATTTTGAGCCGATGGATGACGGCGAGCTAACAAATTGGGCTCGTGAAAAGTTCAAAGCCACCGGGACAGAGATCGACGAACAAGCTCTGCGGCACTTGATCGCTCTCGTCGGCAATGACGCGTCAAGGGTCGAAAACGAAGCCGCAAAGCTATCGACAGCCGCCCTGCCCGAACGACGCGTCACGATGGAACTTATAGATCCTTTGGTGCCGAATTCGCGGGAATTGACCAATTTTGAACTAACTGACAATCTGGTGAGCAAGAATCGAAAGCGGGCGCTAGCCGTATTAAAGAAGATACTTGACGACGGTGCTGAACCGTTGATGATACTTGGGCTGATATCGTATAACTATCGCCGCCTCGTAATGGCGAAAGACCTGATGTTGCGAGGCGCGGACCGCGGTGAAGTCGCTCGTGTACTGAGGCTCAGATACAGTGATCAGGAAAACTTTCTGGCCGCTGCAAGGCGTGCAGAGATGGACCAACTCACCCGTGTACTCGCAAGGCTCGCCGAAACGGATCTCGCGATCAAAACCTCCATCGGAGGAAGCGGCCCGCAGGGCGCCCGAATACAGATTGAAGTGCTCGTATGTGAATTGGCCTCGATGTGA
- the thiE gene encoding thiamine phosphate synthase, with product MHYTLPKIYPITDVRLSGISHTEQVRRLVRGGARLIQLREKEQRVGEWVDDAREALAAAREAGAQLIINDRADLALAIGADGVHLGQDDLPPDEARKLLGPHAIIGLSTHSLKQAIAAVDSPVDYIGVGPIFATNTKTAAGPAVGLELLTTIRKAVGDLKIVAIGGIGREDLIPVLSAGADAAAMIGAINSDPDLIEERMASLIHLLTDKR from the coding sequence GTGCACTATACACTTCCAAAGATCTATCCCATCACTGACGTACGCCTAAGCGGTATCTCGCATACAGAGCAGGTGCGGCGATTAGTCCGCGGCGGAGCCAGACTGATACAACTGCGTGAAAAAGAGCAGAGAGTGGGCGAATGGGTCGATGATGCACGTGAAGCACTTGCAGCCGCACGCGAGGCCGGTGCTCAACTGATCATAAATGACCGCGCCGATCTGGCTCTAGCGATCGGGGCGGACGGAGTTCATCTCGGCCAGGACGACCTGCCGCCCGATGAAGCACGAAAGCTGCTCGGCCCCCACGCCATCATCGGGCTATCGACGCATTCGCTCAAGCAGGCGATCGCGGCTGTAGATTCGCCGGTAGATTATATCGGTGTCGGCCCGATCTTCGCGACCAATACCAAAACCGCTGCCGGTCCAGCGGTCGGGCTAGAACTGTTGACAACGATCCGCAAAGCGGTCGGCGATCTCAAAATAGTGGCGATCGGCGGTATCGGCCGCGAAGACCTGATCCCCGTATTGAGTGCCGGTGCGGATGCTGCCGCGATGATCGGGGCGATCAACAGTGACCCGGACCTGATCGAAGAGCGAATGGCGTCTCTGATCCACTTACTTACCGACAAGCGTTAA
- a CDS encoding MFS transporter → MDQQPSNDPTAAASSEKFVTTPLVIIFITIFIDLIGFGMVIPLLPYYAETAPFNATPFEIGMLFSVYSWMQFFFSPILGRLSDRYGRRPILFMSLMGSAVGYFVLGIAGTLTVVFVGRILGGITGGSISTAQAYIADVTSKENRAKGMGLFGAAFGLGFILGPAIAGILSKYGVQVPFFFAAALSLCNAIALLFILPESVKFDAARVIKKSKNRFVEIFESFGENKFGLINLIYFLLVTAFSIMTYAFVLFTMFRFHFDAEQNGYLFAYVGLISIVGQGFLFGRFVKKFGESRLVAFGCVTMALSLVAFPFIGPEFGGLGLLLVVTSFLSLGNAMASPALTSLASKISAENEQGKALGILQSGASLARAIGPTIGGVLLNNSVNQIDNSTLIRTFGTASAIMFVAFIAALYFTKFVRPEPAV, encoded by the coding sequence ATGGACCAGCAGCCATCAAACGACCCCACCGCCGCGGCAAGTAGCGAAAAATTCGTCACAACGCCGTTGGTGATCATTTTTATAACTATCTTCATCGACCTGATCGGCTTTGGAATGGTTATCCCGCTTCTGCCGTATTATGCCGAAACCGCCCCGTTCAACGCCACGCCGTTTGAGATCGGTATGCTGTTTTCGGTTTATTCCTGGATGCAGTTCTTTTTCTCACCGATCCTCGGCCGACTCTCTGATAGATACGGACGCCGGCCGATATTGTTTATGAGTTTGATGGGTTCCGCCGTGGGCTACTTTGTACTAGGGATCGCGGGAACTCTGACTGTAGTCTTTGTCGGCCGTATCTTGGGCGGTATTACGGGCGGCAGCATCTCGACGGCTCAGGCGTATATTGCGGACGTGACGTCGAAAGAAAATAGGGCAAAAGGAATGGGTCTTTTCGGTGCGGCATTCGGACTCGGGTTCATTTTGGGCCCGGCGATCGCCGGTATTTTAAGTAAATACGGTGTACAAGTTCCATTCTTTTTTGCGGCTGCTCTGTCGCTGTGCAACGCGATCGCCCTCTTATTCATATTGCCGGAGTCGGTAAAGTTCGACGCTGCAAGAGTGATAAAGAAGAGTAAAAATCGTTTCGTTGAGATCTTCGAGTCCTTTGGGGAAAATAAGTTTGGGCTGATCAATCTGATCTATTTCCTGCTTGTTACGGCGTTTTCGATAATGACGTATGCCTTTGTACTCTTTACAATGTTCCGCTTTCACTTTGATGCTGAGCAAAACGGATACCTGTTTGCGTACGTTGGGCTAATATCGATCGTCGGCCAGGGGTTTCTGTTTGGGCGTTTTGTAAAGAAGTTTGGCGAATCACGCCTTGTGGCATTCGGATGCGTCACTATGGCGTTGAGCCTGGTCGCTTTTCCGTTCATTGGCCCAGAGTTTGGCGGCCTTGGCTTACTTCTCGTTGTAACGTCATTTCTGTCGCTCGGAAACGCAATGGCATCGCCCGCTCTTACGAGCCTTGCCTCAAAGATATCGGCTGAAAATGAACAGGGTAAGGCTCTGGGTATATTACAGTCGGGGGCGAGCCTTGCTCGTGCGATCGGGCCGACGATCGGCGGCGTACTGCTTAACAACTCGGTGAATCAGATCGACAACTCGACACTGATCCGAACATTCGGAACAGCGTCCGCGATAATGTTCGTCGCATTCATTGCAGCTCTTTATTTTACTAAGTTTGTGCGACCAGAGCCGGCGGTCTAG
- a CDS encoding PilT/PilU family type 4a pilus ATPase has translation MSLLDIGPIIEQMLLVSENVSDLNFSVSQKPQVEINGVLYPTSPIGLGKLSTYQTETIAMSLIRDSPDAAHQLAKFRTADLSYALPGRCRFRVNIFQQRNSYSIVMRVIPHQIPSFDSLRLPKALEDIAEIRNGIVLLTGPTGSGKSSTLAAIIDRINEIKAYHIVTIEDPIEFLHNHKKSTINQREVGADTKDFASALRAALRQAPKVILVGEMRDLETAEIALEAAETGHLVLSTLHTIDASKTIDRIVGLYPKNEERIIRTRLAQTFRYIVSQRLIPKADGKGRVAAVEILKSNPRTREYIEKGETEGKTLLDAIRDGEIDGMQDFDSVIRGMIERSEISIEDGLSFATNQNNLLLQLRGLSSTEDFATQNQTGTSVKSALPPTPVENPGSVLSMIE, from the coding sequence ATGAGCTTGCTTGATATAGGACCGATCATTGAGCAGATGCTGCTCGTTTCAGAAAACGTCAGCGATCTCAATTTTTCAGTATCACAAAAACCACAAGTCGAGATCAACGGCGTTCTTTACCCAACGTCACCGATAGGTTTGGGTAAATTATCGACGTATCAGACCGAGACGATAGCGATGTCGCTGATCCGCGATAGTCCGGACGCCGCTCATCAACTTGCTAAGTTTCGGACCGCTGATCTGAGTTACGCACTTCCCGGCAGGTGCCGCTTTCGCGTAAATATTTTCCAACAGCGTAATTCGTATTCGATAGTGATGCGCGTCATTCCGCACCAAATACCGAGTTTTGACTCGCTGCGTTTGCCAAAAGCCCTCGAAGATATTGCCGAGATCAGAAACGGCATCGTACTGCTGACGGGGCCGACCGGTTCCGGAAAAAGCTCGACCCTGGCTGCGATCATCGACCGGATCAACGAGATCAAGGCATATCACATCGTCACGATCGAGGACCCCATCGAGTTTTTGCACAATCATAAAAAATCCACCATTAACCAACGGGAGGTCGGTGCCGACACAAAGGATTTTGCCTCAGCACTGCGTGCCGCACTTCGTCAGGCCCCGAAAGTGATCCTGGTTGGCGAAATGCGAGATCTGGAAACGGCCGAGATCGCTCTCGAAGCAGCAGAAACCGGTCACCTTGTGTTATCGACACTGCACACTATCGACGCGTCTAAAACGATCGATCGTATCGTCGGCCTATATCCCAAAAATGAAGAGCGCATCATTAGGACGCGTCTGGCCCAGACATTTCGCTACATCGTTTCACAACGGCTTATACCCAAAGCAGACGGCAAGGGCCGTGTCGCGGCCGTCGAGATCCTAAAATCGAATCCGCGTACTCGTGAGTACATCGAAAAAGGTGAGACTGAAGGTAAAACTTTGCTTGATGCGATCCGCGATGGTGAGATCGACGGAATGCAGGATTTTGATTCGGTTATCCGCGGCATGATCGAGCGAAGCGAGATTTCGATAGAAGACGGCCTATCGTTCGCGACCAATCAAAACAACTTATTACTCCAGTTGCGTGGATTGTCGTCGACCGAGGATTTTGCTACTCAGAATCAGACGGGAACGTCGGTCAAATCTGCCCTTCCGCCCACACCGGTCGAGAATCCGGGCTCGGTTTTAAGCATGATCGAATAG
- a CDS encoding DinB family protein: MQFNSIADVYAANEQILTNFRELVSDISDDEASAPAKDQKWTIAEIVEHVAMVDGGMTKICSRLLSKAQADGLPSNGNVSLSSEFVDKSVQIAGIKVEAPEMVHPVGGRSIADSMAAIEEIASALNEMRPLFESVDSVTHKFPHPFFGDLSAAEWLVLLGGHRARHSAQIRRRIAEIRA; the protein is encoded by the coding sequence ATGCAATTTAACTCGATCGCGGACGTATACGCCGCCAATGAACAAATTCTAACGAATTTTCGTGAACTTGTATCCGATATCTCGGATGACGAGGCATCGGCACCGGCCAAAGATCAGAAATGGACGATCGCCGAGATAGTCGAGCACGTGGCGATGGTTGACGGCGGTATGACAAAGATCTGCTCGCGTCTATTGTCTAAAGCACAGGCTGACGGGCTACCGTCAAATGGCAATGTCTCTCTCAGCAGTGAATTTGTAGATAAATCGGTTCAGATCGCCGGGATCAAGGTCGAAGCGCCGGAGATGGTTCACCCTGTCGGCGGGAGATCTATTGCTGATTCAATGGCGGCGATCGAGGAGATAGCAAGTGCTCTAAACGAAATGCGGCCATTGTTTGAGAGCGTTGACTCGGTCACGCACAAGTTTCCACATCCGTTCTTTGGCGACCTTTCAGCGGCGGAGTGGTTAGTATTACTCGGTGGCCACCGGGCCAGACATTCGGCCCAGATCCGGCGACGCATCGCCGAGATCAGAGCTTGA
- the queA gene encoding tRNA preQ1(34) S-adenosylmethionine ribosyltransferase-isomerase QueA — protein MQLSDFDFDLPESLIAQHPADRREDSRMLIVDRAAGGLIDSTFSEFASQLGPKDLLVVNNTRVFPARLIGRTETGAAIEVFLISEADTNSWLALAKPGKRLRTGKRINFGEGLSGVVEEKFEDGRVRIGFESATNLNDLIDKYGRTPLPPYIRRDKAAAGTDRERYQTVYAKTRGSIAAPTAGLHFTPEILDSIRRRGTEIAEITLHVGYGTFQPVRADVLSDHRVMAERYEIDSATAERLQNAKDSGKRIVAVGTTTTRALESNFSSNGRFEAMRTDADLTITPGFEFQAVDAILTNFHLPQSSLLILTSTFGGHDLIMNAYRHAVDSEYRFYSYGDCMFIR, from the coding sequence ATGCAACTTTCTGACTTTGACTTTGACCTTCCCGAATCCCTGATCGCCCAGCACCCCGCCGACCGTCGCGAAGACTCGCGAATGCTGATCGTCGACCGGGCCGCAGGTGGACTCATCGACAGTACGTTTTCAGAATTTGCTTCGCAACTCGGGCCCAAAGATTTGCTCGTTGTTAACAACACACGCGTGTTCCCAGCGAGGCTGATCGGCCGTACGGAGACCGGTGCGGCGATCGAGGTGTTTTTGATCAGTGAGGCCGATACTAACAGCTGGCTGGCACTAGCGAAACCGGGAAAGCGTTTACGGACTGGGAAACGAATCAACTTTGGCGAGGGACTGTCCGGTGTTGTTGAAGAAAAATTTGAGGATGGCAGAGTACGTATCGGATTTGAGTCGGCGACGAACCTGAACGATCTGATCGACAAATACGGCAGGACGCCGCTGCCGCCGTATATTCGTCGGGACAAGGCCGCTGCCGGCACCGACCGCGAGCGTTATCAGACCGTCTATGCGAAAACCCGAGGCTCGATCGCCGCCCCGACGGCCGGACTTCATTTTACCCCCGAGATCCTGGACAGCATCAGACGGCGCGGCACCGAGATCGCTGAGATCACTCTTCACGTCGGTTATGGGACATTTCAACCGGTCCGGGCCGATGTGCTGTCGGATCACAGAGTTATGGCCGAGCGATACGAGATCGACTCGGCGACGGCCGAGCGGTTACAGAACGCAAAGGACAGCGGCAAACGGATCGTCGCGGTCGGCACCACAACAACCCGTGCGCTCGAATCAAACTTTTCAAGCAATGGACGATTTGAGGCTATGCGAACTGACGCCGATCTGACGATCACACCCGGATTTGAGTTTCAGGCGGTCGATGCCATTTTGACTAATTTTCACTTGCCGCAGAGTTCGCTGCTCATCCTGACTTCAACTTTTGGCGGTCACGACCTTATAATGAACGCCTATCGTCACGCTGTTGATTCAGAGTACAGGTTTTACAGTTACGGCGATTGTATGTTCATTAGATAA
- a CDS encoding zinc-ribbon domain-containing protein, whose amino-acid sequence MIIRCDNCSVSLQLDESKIPSGNFTVRCPRCQNMLRVQKDESGKGLSTVQQLQASEPAPASPDGKAEFAAKESGFQINSALKSLMSALAADKGALDKDPEESAKPRRILLCLGSRLDETAKILSDAGYKVYIAQTPAQANERLRDGKTEILLFSPDFAPELGGAAILQQKVNSMYSSERRRLYLISLEEGGATMSAHDAFLRNLNLVVNTNDLPQLPMILNRAINDYNELYNFFNKANGLMPI is encoded by the coding sequence ATGATAATACGCTGCGATAACTGTTCAGTTTCATTACAGTTAGATGAGTCCAAGATCCCCAGCGGGAATTTTACGGTTCGCTGTCCGCGCTGTCAGAATATGCTGCGCGTACAGAAAGATGAGTCGGGCAAAGGGCTCTCAACTGTCCAGCAACTGCAGGCAAGCGAGCCTGCGCCGGCATCACCGGACGGCAAGGCCGAATTTGCCGCTAAGGAGTCCGGCTTTCAGATCAACTCCGCCCTCAAATCGTTAATGAGTGCTCTCGCGGCAGATAAAGGGGCTCTCGACAAAGATCCTGAAGAATCGGCAAAACCGCGTCGAATATTGCTTTGTCTTGGTTCACGTCTCGACGAAACAGCTAAGATATTATCTGATGCCGGCTACAAGGTATATATCGCACAGACACCTGCCCAGGCAAATGAGCGATTGCGCGACGGTAAGACTGAAATACTTCTGTTTTCGCCGGATTTTGCACCGGAACTCGGCGGAGCGGCGATCCTCCAGCAAAAGGTGAATTCAATGTATTCATCCGAACGCCGCCGTCTGTATCTGATCTCACTGGAAGAAGGCGGTGCAACGATGAGTGCACACGATGCATTTCTTCGAAATCTGAATCTGGTTGTAAATACTAACGACCTGCCTCAATTACCGATGATCCTGAACCGGGCAATTAACGATTACAACGAGCTTTACAACTTTTTCAATAAGGCGAACGGTTTGATGCCCATCTGA
- the folP gene encoding dihydropteroate synthase encodes MKYWQTSRRRIQLNRPLVMGILNITPDSFSDGGKYASPDAALLRAEQMIAEGADIIDLGGESTRPGSQPISVEAETERTIPIIEALVSRFDTPISIDTYKSEVAKRAVDAGAEIINDISGLRFDANIANIASDSGSGLILMHSRGNFESMHSEPPVDEILPDVTAGFRRAVEIAENAGVSDNSIVLDIGIGFGKTLGQNLELLAKIDRLVGEFPEYPILVGTSRKSFIGRVLDERPPSERAAGSLASATAAMINGASVVRVHDVIQTVDAMRILMAIREASG; translated from the coding sequence ATGAAGTATTGGCAGACATCTCGTCGAAGGATACAGCTCAATCGTCCATTGGTGATGGGCATACTTAATATCACACCGGACAGCTTTTCTGACGGCGGCAAATACGCTTCGCCCGATGCTGCATTGCTTCGCGCCGAACAGATGATCGCCGAGGGCGCCGACATTATCGATCTCGGAGGCGAATCCACCCGACCCGGCAGTCAACCTATATCGGTCGAGGCCGAGACTGAGCGAACGATCCCGATCATCGAGGCACTTGTCTCACGCTTTGATACTCCGATCTCGATCGACACCTACAAATCCGAAGTAGCAAAACGGGCAGTCGATGCAGGTGCCGAGATAATCAACGACATTTCGGGCCTTAGGTTTGACGCCAATATTGCCAATATTGCCTCAGACAGCGGTTCGGGATTGATCCTGATGCATTCGCGCGGCAACTTTGAATCTATGCATTCGGAACCGCCCGTCGACGAGATCTTACCTGACGTAACCGCCGGCTTTCGCCGTGCGGTTGAGATCGCCGAAAATGCCGGCGTTAGCGATAACAGCATCGTTCTCGACATCGGGATCGGCTTTGGCAAAACACTTGGACAGAACTTAGAGTTGCTCGCCAAAATTGATAGACTTGTCGGAGAGTTTCCTGAATATCCGATACTTGTCGGAACGTCGCGTAAGTCCTTTATCGGCAGAGTCCTTGACGAACGGCCGCCAAGCGAGCGGGCCGCCGGTAGCCTTGCATCGGCGACTGCGGCGATGATAAACGGAGCTTCGGTGGTTCGAGTGCACGACGTGATCCAGACTGTGGATGCGATGCGGATCTTAATGGCAATAAGGGAGGCGAGCGGCTGA
- a CDS encoding M61 family metallopeptidase translates to MQKKRTSKAIILLIAAVIFTMYQTSPAQKKRPKRSLTPTVAATPTTPEIDYKVSMSKPSSHYLEVEMSVKWQQMPELLELKLPVWTPGSYLVREFARHVQDFESINAANAVLGWKKINKNTWQVETKGSKEIVAKYRVYANELTVRTNELNDEHAFWNNSALLFFVKDQLKASSTVTVAPYGDWKVATGLPRVEGRDNSFKAENFDVLYDSPFEVSNFKEISFTVQGKPHRFVVTGDGNYDLKKMAADTAKIVEEAYKIFGELPYNDYTFIVNLRGGGGLEHLNSTALQVNRFGFKPKARYNGFLGLVAHEYFHAFNVKRIRPDALGPFDYENENYTKLLWVAEGGTEYYSNLLLRRAGLITENDFLGGRASGIQQLQDRPGRFEQSLEDSSFDAWIKYYRPDENAVNSQISYYDKGELVNMMLDIVIRSSSGGTRSLDDVLRHLYNEFYKKSRNYTPAEFEKVAETMAGKGLDDFFAKYVRGTDEIDYNSIVSGLGLQMTVRPANAGKAYIGADMAEEAGRLTIRSVPVGTPAFDQGLNTGDQVLAIDGYRASQNLVQSYIADKKPGEVVKLTIFRFDKLREVSFTLGRNMRMEYSFDKVGEPTELQKKLYHDYLNAELK, encoded by the coding sequence ATGCAAAAAAAACGTACTTCGAAAGCTATAATATTGTTGATCGCGGCCGTGATCTTTACTATGTACCAGACATCGCCTGCTCAAAAAAAGCGTCCAAAACGATCGTTGACTCCAACTGTCGCCGCCACACCGACAACCCCTGAGATCGACTACAAAGTTTCGATGTCCAAACCGTCGTCGCACTATCTAGAGGTCGAGATGTCAGTCAAGTGGCAGCAGATGCCGGAGTTGCTGGAGCTAAAATTGCCCGTTTGGACGCCCGGCAGTTACCTCGTGCGCGAATTTGCACGTCACGTACAGGATTTTGAGTCGATTAACGCAGCAAATGCCGTGCTCGGTTGGAAAAAGATCAACAAGAACACCTGGCAAGTGGAGACGAAAGGAAGCAAGGAAATCGTCGCGAAATACCGCGTTTACGCTAATGAACTGACCGTACGTACAAATGAGTTGAATGACGAGCACGCGTTTTGGAATAATTCGGCGCTTCTGTTTTTTGTAAAGGATCAGCTCAAAGCTTCGTCGACCGTCACAGTTGCACCTTATGGCGACTGGAAGGTCGCGACAGGATTGCCGCGGGTCGAGGGACGAGACAATTCTTTTAAGGCAGAAAATTTTGACGTTCTTTACGATTCTCCATTTGAGGTCAGCAATTTCAAGGAAATATCGTTTACCGTTCAAGGCAAGCCGCATCGCTTTGTCGTAACCGGCGACGGCAATTACGATCTGAAAAAGATGGCTGCCGACACCGCCAAGATCGTCGAAGAAGCATACAAAATATTTGGCGAACTCCCCTACAACGATTACACATTTATAGTTAATCTTCGCGGCGGCGGCGGCCTCGAGCATCTTAATTCCACCGCGTTGCAGGTGAACCGCTTCGGATTTAAGCCCAAGGCCCGTTATAACGGCTTTTTGGGTCTTGTCGCCCACGAGTATTTTCACGCTTTCAATGTAAAACGGATCAGGCCGGACGCTCTCGGGCCGTTTGATTACGAAAATGAGAATTACACGAAGCTTTTGTGGGTCGCTGAGGGCGGCACCGAGTACTACTCGAATCTTTTGCTACGCCGTGCCGGACTGATCACCGAAAACGACTTTCTCGGCGGCCGGGCATCCGGCATTCAGCAACTGCAGGATCGACCCGGACGTTTTGAACAAAGCCTAGAGGATTCAAGCTTTGACGCGTGGATCAAGTATTATAGGCCGGACGAAAATGCCGTTAACAGTCAGATCTCCTATTACGATAAGGGCGAGCTCGTCAATATGATGCTCGACATCGTGATCCGCTCATCATCGGGCGGGACGAGATCACTTGATGACGTACTGCGTCACCTCTACAACGAATTTTATAAAAAGAGCCGTAACTATACTCCGGCCGAATTCGAAAAAGTCGCTGAAACAATGGCCGGAAAGGGACTCGATGATTTCTTTGCAAAGTACGTCCGCGGTACTGACGAGATCGATTACAACTCGATCGTAAGCGGCCTCGGGCTGCAGATGACGGTGCGGCCCGCTAATGCCGGCAAGGCATATATCGGTGCCGATATGGCAGAGGAGGCCGGAAGACTGACGATCCGCTCGGTGCCGGTTGGAACGCCCGCATTTGATCAGGGACTGAACACCGGCGATCAAGTTCTAGCCATTGATGGCTATCGCGCGAGCCAGAATCTTGTGCAGAGCTACATCGCGGATAAAAAGCCGGGCGAGGTCGTTAAGTTGACGATATTTCGTTTCGACAAGTTGCGTGAAGTCAGTTTTACGCTCGGTCGTAATATGCGTATGGAATACAGCTTTGACAAAGTAGGTGAACCGACCGAATTGCAGAAAAAGCTATATCACGACTATCTCAATGCTGAGCTCAAATAA
- the rimI gene encoding ribosomal protein S18-alanine N-acetyltransferase: MAVLDSIRNFLRPMTVTEPETIVPAPPSEYSIGPLMPDHLNEVLRLNIRCFRNGDNYTKHTFEYLLNEPRTLSYRVTDDTGEMVAFAVIMINDNGAAHLTTIGVAPEHRRRGIAARLLDHIEKAIKAREIGTLMLEVRVGNEAAMTLYNDAGYTTAQRINKYYSNGEDCFLMMKAIL, encoded by the coding sequence ATGGCGGTTCTGGACTCAATTCGCAATTTTCTAAGGCCGATGACCGTCACCGAGCCTGAGACAATCGTGCCTGCTCCGCCGTCCGAATACTCGATCGGGCCGCTAATGCCGGACCACCTCAATGAGGTTCTTAGGCTAAACATAAGGTGTTTTAGGAACGGTGATAATTACACCAAGCACACTTTTGAGTACTTGCTCAATGAACCGCGAACCCTTAGCTACCGGGTCACCGACGATACGGGCGAGATGGTTGCTTTTGCCGTCATAATGATCAACGATAATGGTGCGGCCCATCTGACAACGATCGGCGTAGCACCTGAGCATCGCCGCCGCGGAATTGCGGCTCGTCTGCTCGATCATATCGAGAAGGCGATCAAAGCACGCGAAATAGGCACTCTGATGCTAGAGGTTCGGGTCGGAAACGAGGCGGCAATGACGCTATATAATGACGCCGGATACACGACCGCTCAGCGGATCAATAAATACTATAGCAACGGCGAGGATTGCTTTTTGATGATGAAGGCGATCCTTTAA